DNA from Drosophila bipectinata strain 14024-0381.07 unplaced genomic scaffold, DbipHiC1v2 scaffold_301, whole genome shotgun sequence:
ATATATAAGCCAGAATGATGTACTGTGTTTTGGGATATTTGCCCAATTGCGTAATTCGTAACTAAATTGTGATTCCCGTTTTTTGTAATAGATTGGACTAGTATTATTTCTATAAATGAATTTACTATAAAATTCTTAGATATTACTAAATTAATGAATATGTTGTAATCAATTAATTGTAGTAAACTGCCAATCATTTAAACCCAAAAAGAttgatgtatttaaatttaaaaaaatatgaaaatttaatgaaattaaataaacttcAACATTTGCGttataagtaaaaaaaaaatattgtaaaaagcttcaaaattatgttttaaattttaatctttATTAAGATTGttgaaaaacacatttttttttattctggttttaattttttaaaagggtCAGAAAATTCTGTAGTATATTAagtattttttcatttttctaataatttttaaggcaagaaaggttgaaaaaattaaatcgatTTTAATGTTCTTAGAAACAAGATTTtcgattattttaaaaaaaaatctacacCTTTTTAAAAAGGGGACTTTGTCTAAATATTGTAAGAgttaaggtaaaaaaaaaaaaaatttaaatatttggtaAGTATTATGTTTTAGTtgttattttaaatgttatgttATCAGGCTAAAATAAATAGTCGTACcatatttgatttaattttgaaaattttgtaatCATACAATGGCGGCTACTTTGCTTATCACTTTATTCCCTTGATGTAAAAACTATAGTGAACTAATCTTTCATCTATTATCCTACTATCCAATatgtatttacttttttttatcccATTATTTCACTTTCCTAGTAGTATTTATATGTTGCAATTTTAGAATTATCTATAAACATAtagcttatttttaaatatgtgtGTTATATTAAtagtaaattttaattttggcttGTTTTTACTCCTTTCTATCAAGCATGCACCAAATATGAAAAAGCTCGTTTATgacatatatttttcatattggcTCTAAATCAGAAACATACCTACatttgtttaaactttaaactttagaTGTAAAAACATCGGAATTCCGATGGTACCTTTATACTCTTCATTCCTCttaatattcattatttttgtctTAGTTATTGTAATTaacatttgaaattttaaatttaggaATCGAACGTTGAAGAGAACGAGACTAAAGATACACCAACTACTGCTACTGCTTTTAACCAGGAAGATGCAAATTGTTAGCATCggcatttaaaataatttataaacgtCACTGACATGCTCAGTTGTGCAGGCaagttataatattaatattaatattcttaaataattaattaattaaccaattaattaattttattatatttatagatACCATTGGGATAAACTTTTCCTACAAAATAGCATTTGGCGTAAACACCTTGAATTTTTAAGTGTAGAAGAATTCCGATATTTTCCCCATGTTCGGCACCGTAGAAATTAGAAATGTACCTAATGTATTTAGTAAGATGTTGATATATCCGAATTATTAAATTGTatgttacaaaaaataaaagtctttTCTCATTTAGTAATCTAAGTAATATGAAAGAAACAAGTTTACAAATCAAAAAACTCATTTTATTCGTCGTTATCAAAATCAAAGGTCACACTTTATGTTTCTAAAAAATGTCCTTTATCTCAAAATCAATataaaaacgtaaaaaaataatcagttcTGTCTGATATGTGTCGTACGAGTACGCTCATCGTGATTAGTTATAAAAGTAGAATGGAATGATAAATGTTTAGTTGCCTTTCCAAAGGCAAAATGTTAATGATTACAAAAAGTATAGCTGGTTCTCCAATCCAGACGACGGCGAGCGATTGATGCTCTCGGCAACAAGGAACGCTAGCTTATGGGCGTACTGGCACACCGATGGAACACGGCAGGTTCCAGAGTAATTGTAGTACATGTGAGTCATCTTGTAGGCCAGCATCTGCAACTTGTCGGCACTCAGACCCATGTTGTCCTGAATGACGTTGTAGTTGGTGGGCGACACAGTTCCCTGGCGAACggcctgcgacaccaaaaagAAGTCATAGCGCTCCGGGAGTGTAATGACGTCGTCAACGACCGTTCCTGGTACAGGATTCCGCTTGTTCATGAAGTAGCGAGTGTTGATGCGCTTGGCCACAACGATAAAGGCCATGCGGCAGCCATCCTCCTTACCAGCCGACTTGTAAATTTCGTCCAGTTTTGCCTTCAAAAACTTCACCTCGGTATTCACCACCTGGTACAACTGTCCATCACCGACACCATCGCGGAAGAACAGGATACGCTCGGGCAATGAACCGTGGTGCTCACGATAGGCCTTAAGAGCGTATGTCATGTTCATAGCCATCTGATCGGACAACTCTTGTCCCTTCATGTGCTCGGTCACAGACGAGAAGTAGCGAGTAGAGGTCTTCATGTCCATCGTCGCCACCAGAGCTCCGTACGACTTGTTCTTATTCTTGGACGAGTGGCACACATCGAAGCCAACGGTCATTAAACCCCGAACCGGAAGCTCAATCATCCAAGGAGCGCCCATTAGCTTGGCATTCATCTGGATTACCACTTTGGTGGCAATAGACATCAAGCCAGCTGCTTTCTCCTGGCGCGGAGCAATGGTTTTCAATGTCACCACTTGAGATGGCACCGGGCGATCAACGCAGGTGCGTTTCTTGATGCAAGAGTACCTGCCACATAAGGAAATGTTAATAAGTTTACCTTTTACCAATCAAGGAATGGTTACATACTTCTCCTCGTTGGGGGCCTTGAGAACGAGCATTACAATTTGCGGATCCTTGGCCACGGCATTGTCAATGGCTTGAGAATAGTTGCTGTTGCGATCGTCGGCGATTTCCTCACTGCagagaattaaaataagttaCCTTCATACCTTAATTGATTTATGAACCAAACTTACTATCGTGGCTCGGCGATGCGCATTTTCATGCCGCTGGCTGAGCGGATGCACATCTTCACAAACTCCTGAGTCTCGCGCGAATTACGACGTGGTGTGATCACGTACCACCTCTTGATGTCCACATGGCTGAACATCGAAGATTGACGGAACTCACCAGTCCAATCGGCACGAGAATCGCACAAGTATCTCTTACCATCACCGAAAACAATACGCTCAGGGGGAAGAATTCGAGCCGGAATCTCCACCAAGGCAGAGTCGAGCTCAATGTTCCAAGACCGCATAACTTCCGTGCTCTCCTTGGATTGCTTCAAGCGCTGGTTGAACGCACGCAGGCGCTCAATACGGCGATCAGGAGTCAAGCGGGTATGTTCGCTCATTGCCTTCATCAAACtagtaatataatattattaaaaactaaagtCTAAGAAATAATCTATTTTGAAACAAACCGAAAATTGGCACGCATGGCATCAGTCATTCCAGTAGCCCGAGCCAGCTCGGGAATCAGCATAATTAGCTGATCTAAGCCGCTACGAATGTTCTTCTCAGTGGGACGAGACACAATAAGCGGTTGCTTGTAGTCTcgaataataatattataacgctgtaatatatatattattagattttttttttttctatttattttcatttttaaaatgtacCTTTTTATAATATTCTACGTAAGAAATTTTGCCCTCCTTGGTTTCGAATTTGGACA
Protein-coding regions in this window:
- the LOC108126816 gene encoding protein aubergine, with product MNLPPTAGTSRGRGRGNKNKDEANRGIAMLGDQGSDHSSQTSRSEAARDFPRDRQTQRAAETIQSGEMKKFSDLARAKENLKSMETLRSAGGSGETEPPTSEGDPRGSVRGRRVITDVVPSRPPGCASKNGSSGTKVTVQTNYYRVMKRPSWTIYQYRVDFVPEVDNTRLRRAYMNEHKQLFGGYIFDGTILFCCNQFKQLPNSNYVQELVTKNRAGEYIEIKIKHVGSVEAADNQQFQVLNLILRRAMEGLNLQLVARNFFDPQAKINLENYRMELWPGYQTSIRQHENDILLCAEIAHKVMRTDTLYNILSENIRDSDDYQNAFKRNVMGMVVLTDYNNKTYRVDDVDFSSSPLSKFETKEGKISYVEYYKKRYNIIIRDYKQPLIVSRPTEKNIRSGLDQLIMLIPELARATGMTDAMRANFRLMKAMSEHTRLTPDRRIERLRAFNQRLKQSKESTEVMRSWNIELDSALVEIPARILPPERIVFGDGKRYLCDSRADWTGEFRQSSMFSHVDIKRWYVITPRRNSRETQEFVKMCIRSASGMKMRIAEPRYEEIADDRNSNYSQAIDNAVAKDPQIVMLVLKAPNEEKYSCIKKRTCVDRPVPSQVVTLKTIAPRQEKAAGLMSIATKVVIQMNAKLMGAPWMIELPVRGLMTVGFDVCHSSKNKNKSYGALVATMDMKTSTRYFSSVTEHMKGQELSDQMAMNMTYALKAYREHHGSLPERILFFRDGVGDGQLYQVVNTEVKFLKAKLDEIYKSAGKEDGCRMAFIVVAKRINTRYFMNKRNPVPGTVVDDVITLPERYDFFLVSQAVRQGTVSPTNYNVIQDNMGLSADKLQMLAYKMTHMYYNYSGTCRVPSVCQYAHKLAFLVAESINRSPSSGLENQLYFL